The Neodiprion pinetum isolate iyNeoPine1 chromosome 5, iyNeoPine1.2, whole genome shotgun sequence genome segment TAAAGCTTcgcattatacatatagaaaaaagtaatataaatgtatttgTTTGATGATACTTTAAGAAacatcaataatttattaccaATTCTTCgtatttctttccttttcaaaGAAAGGAGCTTTGGTAGAGAGCGACGCCGATGATGACCAGCTTTATTTTTCGACTGACAAACCGTACCTCTGGGAAATGCAGGTACTGAATGATGATATTGACCCCGATGAAGAGGCGACATCTGCTCTTAACGGCAGTCATCCAGCAAGAAATACTTGCCGAAATTCCATACAGGTAACGAAGGTGTTTAGAGATATTTTTGAACCATTTAATcaatgtaattgaaattttgcagGGCAAAGCACTGATTGTGGACGAACATGGATATGTGTGTACCAGAGGTGAAGTTCTGCCATCAGGATGTTGTTCGGAAGAGATATCTGCTGCAAATGTTAAAACAGAAGAAACTGACACAAATATACAGACGTTAGTTAAACGAGAGCGTCATAGTTGCCAAACTTGCAATGCTGAAGGATGTTGCGCAGTCTTTGAATACTGCGTGTCATGTTGTTTACGCCCAGGAAAGGTATGtgtcgtttgaaaaattttcagactcAGTTGGCAATCCTacttaacttttttttttttcgtttttctgtAGGCAAATGAGCCAGAGATAAAATCCGCTTATGATCAGAGTCGCAGAACAAGAAAGGCAGAAGAAAATGTGTTTCGCCATCGATTGCGAACTCTTGATCGATTTCAAGTTTGTCTGGCTACGTGCCGAACTTCAAGTGCCTCGGTTAGACACGAGAATACTTACAAGGATCCACACTCCAAGCACTGCTACAACCTGCTGGCTCATAGCGCAAATTCTAATCAACGTTATAGGCGTGACCTGACCCATATTTTACATATGAATAATAACAGCAGCCCTCCAAAGGTTGCCCTTGCATCTTTTTCTACTGCCTCAGTTCTTTCCGATATCCATTTGCCCCGTCATGTCATACCGTCAAATTCCTGACAATCTTTACTTCCAATGACTTTGTGTAATTCACAGAATTCCTgatcaactttttttcccAAAGAATTGGTAATCAGAGTCCAATTTACGTCCAacgagaaggagagagaaagtgaCTTTCAACCACGGTAGTGGGTGCGTTTGTCAATTTACGTTCAGGGATTAAGGGTGGACCAACTTCACATAcaagtattttttataatagcCGTGTGAGTACAATAGAAATCatattgtttatttcatttcatcttgAAACGGTTAAAATATAACGTACATTTTGACCTGTAGGAACTCTTTAGCTACAGAttattttttggatttttgggggaaaaaaataaaataaacttggGACTAAGTATagtaacaaaaacaaaaaattgagattgaaacggaatacatacatattacaaACTAAATTACAGGAAACGAAACGGGAAAAAAACGTCTTACACTTCTAGTTTAAGTctaatattgtttttcttttagttTTAATGTACACGATGGTaacaaatattgtataaaatagtTATATGCGCGTTACACGTATGTAGGTATTATACACGTCGGTCGAgccttattattttgtttcttccgTTTTTCTGTAAATACATAAGCTGTTTACAAGCTGATACGCCGCGCACAAGTTAGGAGGATACATCGCTCgataagaaatatatataccaatcaatttttaaaaacgtttGTCAGCACACAGCCAACATAGGCTTCGTCATATTCTTACGTTTCTTTGACACACATATTAAcaggtgtaatttttttcatttctcataaAACCTGTTATTAACAGATTTCGTCATAGTAGAGACGCTCTGTTGCAGGACCTTGAGGTTTGTGCCCGTTTGCATACTTATCATCATCGATTAGTTTTGGATAATATATCTCTTTTCAatgttatttgaaattttcacctaTCTAAATTTAATCGAATACATTATCAACAACGTACGTATCGGGTCTTGTTTTCACTACAATGCATATTTGAacttaaaaaaagaagaaaaaataatgaataattgtaCAAAACTGTAGAGCGAAATCGTTCAATTGCTCGCAAGAACACGTGTTGCAATGACCATCGGTAATAATTTAACAAAcgttctttcaatttttataatcacGGTATAACGACCCGACAGTCAATTATCCTTTGCGAGTAGGAATTATTCTTATACatgttattttctttcattcttcttttttgttcaattattttgaaatggGTAAAAAATATAGGTAATATTCCTCTGTCCCTTTTCCTCCCCTTCTTGGTGTCCTCCTCGTGACTAGATTCATTTTCgattcatctttttcttttttcgtttttttctttcttttttattcttactttCGCATCTGAAAATTCTCCTTTTGGTAATACCGATTCGACTCTGAAATTCACCTTCACCATTATACCTACCCAGAGCAGACCTCGGAATGCTCGTCCCACGCGGATACCTGCAATCggtaaaatcatttttttaaatcgttacAAAGTCCATTTACAACAATACAAGTTTATCCTGAGTACTACGACAGTATAAGTTATAATTACCTGACACTCTCGACTGCAGTACCACTGGTTACCGCAACCCGCGCAGACAAATTGCGCGGCCCGATCTTGGCACCCTTGACAACGTGGTGGACTGTCGTCCCTGGCATTTGTTGATCGGCTTCGTTCTTCGATTACCGTCGTTTCCTCCTCTACGTCTTCCTGTAAtgattgtagaaaaaaaaacattataaatCGGTAGACATTTGATATAACCCACTAAGCAAAAACAGATCCCAGAATGTGGTGTACAACAGATTCCGGACTAAATTGTATTCGAATTAATTCATATACATTCAATTCAATCCGAAATTTTCGAAGAATGGATTTAAgccaataattatttatttattgggTCATCTcagtatgtatacatatccCTGGATAATCCTCACTTAATCGTGCTTGAGAATGagaatgattattttttttcatatctaaGAAAATGAGTAAGTAGCTGTGGCTTACCACGTGAATAAGGCTGTTCGAATGAGACTGAACAATCGGGGTGTTAACCACAGGCGTTATTGTTATTTCCG includes the following:
- the LOC124219186 gene encoding SREBP regulating gene protein isoform X1; amino-acid sequence: MPSWTTVVRLLRRRFVLGVIFAVSLTYCALSLLQHEKGALVESDADDDQLYFSTDKPYLWEMQVLNDDIDPDEEATSALNGSHPARNTCRNSIQGKALIVDEHGYVCTRGEVLPSGCCSEEISAANVKTEETDTNIQTLVKRERHSCQTCNAEGCCAVFEYCVSCCLRPGKANEPEIKSAYDQSRRTRKAEENVFRHRLRTLDRFQVCLATCRTSSASVRHENTYKDPHSKHCYNLLAHSANSNQRYRRDLTHILHMNNNSSPPKVALASFSTASVLSDIHLPRHVIPSNS
- the LOC124219186 gene encoding SREBP regulating gene protein isoform X2, coding for MPSWTTVVRLLRRRFVLGVIFAVSLTYCALSLLQHEKGALVESDADDDQLYFSTDKPYLWEMQVLNDDIDPDEEATSALNGSHPARNTCRNSIQGKALIVDEHGYVCTRGEVLPSGCCSEEISAANVKTEETDTNIQTLVKRERHSCQTCNAEGCCAVFEYCVSCCLRPGKANEPEIKSAYDQSRRTRKAEENVFRHRLRTLDRFQVCLATCRTSSASVRHENTYKDPHSKHCYNLLAHSANSNQRYRRDLTHILHMNNNSSPPKNS